aattgctttgtaagacgcgcaacggttggggaagcatgaatgacaacgagtcttgcgccacagcggcgtgaaaagacgcagtcgcagaagcatgtttcaggctttagcacggagctacctgtgtatcagagcgggtttttcggcggctggactgacggtcaccaggctgcgttcgcgtctgaccccagagcatgttaacatgctcatctttctcaacacaaatccgtaggctggtgctgaagttgtatgtgagttactggttatttttatgaagctttctcgactcagtaccttgtttgatagttttgagttacatttggcaaaacctgtcagacctaagtattatatatttgtagttgttgtttaacattatgtttttttatattattattattttattttggagaaaaaaaaaacgagggtcagttgtgtttagtagcaccggcttctagctgtcggctccgctgcttaagattacggcagcgcatattttattcatcttgtaataaagatctcaatgaggaaacacgctttttttccccactgcattttaatgtagcttataaatagtgaatttttgaacttgaaaatattaatgattaatcgaaaattcgtcattaactctcccgacgatcgacgaagacaatttaatcgaacgcccatccctagtacGTGTACAGTTTCCCTAACAAACAGCCCACTGACCTCATTAGCACTAGCAACCAGTTTCTTAAGCCCCCAGCTGTCAGAGGCCCAGCGGTCGGCCACCTCCTTGTGAGAGGTGATAATGAAGTTGTCAAAGTAGATATCCGAAGTCATGGACCACAACTCCAAGCCCAGGGCATTGAAAGGTGTCATCCTGAACGGCAGCAGGTCTTCAAAATAGTCAGGGTTATCAATCTTACGTGGCTTCCACACTCCCTTgggagaagaaaaataatttcaAGCAAGCGGGTTAGGTGGAATGACAAGACCATGATATTTGGCACAAACATACAGCATGTTCATATGATTATAATACATTATTACACTATAACACACAACTTTTCAAGTTCATTTTCATAAACCCAATAACCAAGATACTGAGTAAAAATGCATTCCAAAACCTAAGCATTGTTTAACTAGAATCACTCACTGGGGTTGTCCGGTGCAGATTCTGTGAACCTTTTTctacatccttttttttttaaaccagattcATATAAAAGGTCACTTTAACCTTTACCTTTGACAAGTGAAGCATAATCActtatctttgagtccaagtgaccaCTGATCGAGAGATGAAGAATTTCCCTTTAGCAGTTTTGAGATATATtgttcaacaaaaacacaaacatactttGTGGGGCAACCTTGACCTTGACCTCTTTGAAGGAATTCCCTCAAGACATTCTTGAAATATATCACATTGACAGGAATGGGACAGGTGGACAACCCCAAAACATGCCTCTAGCCACTGGCTTTCGCCAGCTTGGAGGCGTAAAAACCCAGAACAGTAAATGTTAGATCAGTTATCACCGTCTAAGTTTGATTTTCTGGATTCATCCATACATTTTAAGAAGTCAAAAGCAGCCATTACCTGATAGTTGGAGTTGTCCACTAGTGGAGCTTTCCACTTGCCCTTGTATTGAGGGTTGTTGATCATGGGGCGCTTCCATTCCCCACAGCCAGGAGCAGTCTCACAGACTGGATTAGGAATCTGTGGTGCCTCCcactctccatccatctcctcATCCCTACACACAGGCAGAGGAGGACACAATTCAAAGGCTTGTagtggatttgtttttgtgtaactttTGTGAATGAGCATAGTTACCAGTCCTCTGGTTTCTCAGCATTTGGGTCAGGAACAAACTCTGCTTCATCGTCCAGCCAACCCTCTGGCTTCAAAGCATCAGGGTCATCAATCTTAGCAGGTGCATCCTCatccctgagacaaacacatcAATGTTTGTATCCCCACTAACTAAAATACtctacactaaaatatgttaaatCTGTCTATGAGAGCGGGGGGTGGCAGTCACCAGTCATCAGGCTTGACAGCCTCAGGGTCGGGGAGCTTGGTCCTCTCGTCCCAGTCGTCGGGCTTGGAGTCGTTTGGGTCATCTATCTCTTTGGGAGGGTTGACTGGAGGCACCACATCGTGCAGCAGGTTCCCACGGCTCACACTGGACTGATCAATGAGCATCTCATAGCTGTTGTCTGGGTTCAGGACTAACAGTGTGGGGAGAAAACTCTCGACATTTGAGAATATTTGAGAACAATAATAAAAGCACAGAAAACCAACATGCAGCAACGCATGTAAgattatcttattttttttatgaggCACATGGGCTCTGCATAGCACAAACAACAGATAAATACACAGACACTTCCAATTATCTTCATACCCAATGTGTAGAGGTGAGTCTTCTTGTCCGTGTAGAACTTCTTGAGGTCCACGTCGGCCCTCTTAGCGTGCTTCTCCTCCAAATCTTTGGTCAGAGGATTCTGGTGGCGGAAGATTAAGTGCAGCTTGTAGTCCTCGCCACATTTGTCGGGTCCGAACATAATGGTGTAAGGTGTATGGTCATGGAACTCCTCCTACAGAGCAAATCATATAAGCTTTGAATTTAAATCAAGAAATCTTGAGTATTTTGTCAAAATCCAGACAGattttactgaaaataaaatatgtatacTAACCAGATTGAAATCACCAGCATCTGAGAGCAGTTTAATGTATGCTCCACCACAGTCGATACCATTCTGGAAATTCACCTCATACCTACAAGcagaacacaacaaaaaaattaaTCAAGTCATGGTCATCAAGTGCTTCAATTTTGTTACTCGTTAAGTACAAATTACAGATTTCCAATATATACTTGTATATCCACTGAAAACTGCACCTCCAGGAAAAATTTCACTGGCTAGACACTGGAAGCAGATGTTTGTATGTGAATGCCTGTTTGAACTCACTGTATGACCAGAGGCTCATCCTGGAAGACGAAGGGTTTGTCCAGCAATGCAGATATCGCGTGGTGTTTGGCACGGGACTTGAGCACCAGGCCCTGGTCTCCAGGAACCTtgttctccttcagctgctccacAGCCCACTTCCCTACAGCAGAGAGGAGCGGTCGGACAGTCAGGCTTTCTATTTACATGGCCAAAGCTATCATGACAGTGGGTTATGATAATATTCTACTACTACTTTATTTCAACTACTATGTATGGTTGCACACACTCTGCTTGAAATAGCTTTATTGTAGTAAACAGAACACCACAAATACTTTATGAATCTCAAGCAGAGGTGTTGTGATCTCATGTGACAGTAATTGTGTTGCCCAGTGAAGTGTTGTAATAAGTTAAGTCCAAAACTATAAACACAACAATGATCATAAAAACAAGTAACATTAACTAAATAATTTGGCTGACCTGGATAATTTGGCATTGTGTTTACATGCGCGTTTATCTACATAagaatgtcaccaacatttagCGAGTTGCACCgcttctctgtgtctgagagtgatgcagagtttacactcacacactcataaacatgcCCTGGGCTGGCCCTGCCCACTCACTCTAACAGAGCGAAACACATAGTGAAACAGTTGGAGGTGTGTAgtaaaaacattgtgtgtttacgcaggatgagagaggagaaccCATTAATGGGGATCTAGGTATGGCGACATGGGTATCATGTTTGGGGCAGCACAGGACGATAGAAACGCACATGTTAAGGAACGGTAACATGTGCGTATTGTTTGCATGTCACGTCAATGATATCATGTCCCTGTGTGCATCAGTTAACCTTGTCAGAGTGGACACAGAAGCTGAGGTGTCACACACTCAAAAGGAGATAGGGAGGGGGGAATGCTGAGAAAGGGGAAGCCGGTGAATCTGTCAAATAGAGCACCTTTAACTTTGTACTCTACAAATGCAATCAGTTAAATCAGTCACGCTACAAAATGCTACCAAATTAACAACAATTGAGTCATAAGACTATGAATGTAGCTTCACAGACATCTTTTCCTCAGATCTGCATCAAGGAGTATAGAAAGGTCAGGATTTAGCAGTTATGCAATTAAGTTGCATATAAGGGTGCAATAGTGTGTTGTTGTATTTCTGTATGTGTGATACACAAGGATTTTTGCAATTTAGTTTTACCATGTGTTCTTTGCTAGCAATATGTTGTTATGTATAGGTTATAATTTGATtctctattttatttgtatctaaTCACTATATTTCCTGTTATTTCACTTAATCTTTGGTATTTAGGATTGTTGTGACTGTACATTGTTTTGAAAGTAAATAATTTCATATtctataattttatatttttgtaattatATAGACATGAGATGTGATCGTACGTTAGGTAGAGAATATCTACAAACCGTCATATTTGGCAGTTTCTTCATCTGCGTCCCCCTTCACCATCTTTGACAGCTGCCATCTGTGAAGATCAATATCACATAACACTTTCATACAAGTGAAagtagaacacacacaaacaaatttagAGCACTAATTCTTTAAGTTGATCCTGGTCACTCAATACCATTGTAATGCATGAAAATGTCCCGATATTCTTAGCAGCTTGTGGCAGTAAAATTCTTAAGCAATACCTTCCCAGCAATCCGTCATCAAACGTTTCTGCAAAGTACACATCTCCCGTGGGAACAGGAGTCACATATTTTACCTAgggaacaaaaaacacacaatacttAAATATTGTCATACAGGAAACAATTCCCCCCAATTACCAAGCATTCCAACTATCTCCAAGGTTTAATTTACTGAAATCTACTTTTTTTATTACGCTTATAACCTTTGGTTGACCAATTCCTTACCTGGAAAGAGACATTTTCATCCATTTCAGCCTTCCCACTTGCTGTGTCCTTGCCATCGGTTTCATCAGACAACTCCTCATCCATCACCAttgctgcctcctcttcttcttcttcttcttcttcttcttcttctgccatCAGAACCTTTAATTTTTCGTCAAGGCCCATATCTTCATCGATGTCTGCTACGTCAGCCTCTGACAGCTCCTCCTGGGCCACAACCGTGGCCATAGCCAGGGAGGACAGGAGCAGCAAATGCCACATCCAACCCCTGTCTAACTTCATCTGTTGAGGGGGAGCAAACATCAGAGATTAGGAGTGAGAAGCAGGGTGTGAACAACAGACTGAGGAGAGCAGGGAGGGCATGAATGATAAAAATAGAGAATATAAGTGGTAGCGATGAGAGGGTGAGGGGTAGAGATGAGGTCACATGAACACGAACACTGTGACACTTAATGTCGGGGGTTCTTTAGCTCACATTCCTAATTTCCTTTCCTTTAAATTGACCTCTTCTCTGTGGTGTAATTTCCACCAAtgaaaatacaaagagacatctgattggtcaAATATAACAAACAACTAGCGTCTTTGAAATGACACTTTCTCCACTTCACTGGAAATCCTGAATACTTCCAAATTGTAGCAGTTTGTACATGCACACgattacaaacacacattggTCTTTGTCCTAATACCAATGTTAACACCTAAAAACATCCTGCTGACATTTAAGTGATCCGTTCAACCAAACAACAGGTTCAATAACCTCCTATTGATCAGGCCACAGCTGCTCACTCTTGGTGTGAGCAGCAGGAAATGAAAAGCATCACTGCAGACAGCCCAGGAGCACACTTTCCTTAATTCCTAATTAGCTTTAATTCCCACAGTGGCTATGTTCTATTTGCCAACATCAGAGCTCAGGAGGATCAAAAGGATTCATTGCAGAAATCTTGGCCACATTATATTCAGGAAGAGTTTTATATGTGAGAATGTACAAAAACATGCATATACTACGAAGCCTGATGCAGTTCAATCAACCTAATTTCTCAGATATAGATAAAGAAAATTGGTTGAGGTGGTGATTCTCAACAAGCAACATTAGCAGTTTAAACCAGTTCTGTCTCTTTCTATTATAGCCATTACATTTTACTGCTGCCATAAAAGAGACAACAGCTCTCTGGCATATCTCAGCTTCTTGGGCCTATACTTCATAGACGTAAGCATGGTTTTTCAAAGTGCACAACATGATGACCTCAAAAGCGAAATGAACCCTTTTGAGGCAAATCCTTTCCTGGCTGAAAACCCTAAACCCCACAGCCTTCTCCTTCCACATGCCATGGTCATAAAGAATGGCATGACGAGTGACCTGGGCCAAGGGTTACAATTTAAGGTTAATAACAATTTCTGATACAATAAATGCAAATTGTACACATGCAGACAACAGAAATGTGAAGCTCATACACTCACTGCAATCAGCCAAGACACGTCTGCTATCCTTGAGTAAATCAAATTTAACTAATGTCAGATGTCAATAGAAATGAATTTAGTCGTTTCACCTGGTACTTATAAAACAGTCCCCAACCCCACATGCATCATTGTCAGCCAAGTGTGAGCCAAGAAGCTGACCTGTTCATGTATCTACACTGTGAACTGTTAAAGACAAGCAGATCCCATCCCCCTGCTTATCTCAAAGGAACAGATTCTGAGTGTGGATGGCAGCTACTCCAGTTAATTCTGTTTCCCATTAAGCGCCAGTCCTCCCATCTCACAGAGTTGTGCTGTGCTGCGGCAGCGTCCCTTCCCAGCCTCCGGTTGAGGGACAACGTTGCCACAAAGCTCTTATTTCATTATCACAACCAGATAAGAATAACGTGACGATGAAAATATCTGAGAACTACAGTGAGAGGGTCAGAGGACGGGGCTGTGGAGCCAACATGGCTGCCACCGAACACGGCATCGTCCAAACACTTTTGGATAAGTGGCTCAGCCTGCAGCACCTGCTCTGCTAGCTGCTGCTAGCCAAGTGCACGGCTCACCATTGACAATCAACAGCTAACTTTAGCATAACAGTAGCTTAGCTAGCTGAATTTCGGGCTGAAACAAATAACTGAACGGGCTTTGGtggtacataaaaaaaaacagaaagtgagaaaaacgtTTTCCGTAGTGTTTGACCGAAATGTTTTATGAGACCACAGGAATGAGTGGATAGCTCCCGTTAGCTCGCTACATTAGCAGTGATGTCGCACGGGGTGGGATGGAGAGAATGAATGGACACGCATACAAACCTTGAGCCTTCTTGTAACTCTCGGAGGAAAATGTCCTGATAAGCGGTGTTTTCCCGGGGGGACGTGTCTTGTGCGTTTGCACCGCTCAAATACAACCAGAGCCCCGATGTGCAGCGCGGAATCACACGGCAGCTCGCTGGAGAAACTGGACCCACAGTGACAGCTCGGCCCGGAGGACAGTTGTCAAGCGCGAGGCTCTGCTGGTGCGCATGCGCACTGTAGCAGATGGCGAGCGTGACTGATGCGTTCACGTGCCCCCGTTATAGTAACCAATAGTAAGTGGGGATGAGCTGAGCTGGTGATCACAACTGACAAAGATTTGTATAAGGCATTTTGGtattgttatattatattatgtgtATTTAAAAGTATCATTCCTGTATAAGATAATATGAGTAGTGGTTGAGTTAAGGTAAACTCGAGATTACTTTATTGACCCCTCACCGGGGAAAGTCTCTTGTTACAGCAGTAGAATGAGGTAGACAAGTGAACACcctaaaaagaaaatcaacattttcaaatgtaataaagataatattcacCTTTCACTATAGACAGAAATATGAATGGTAGCGAAAACATTACTTGTGTAAAGTGCAGTGGTACATGAGGGTTGAACGTGGACGGAAGAGAGCAACCCAAAACAACCCCATTTTGCATAAATCCGTTCTGTCCATTATTTTATACTGAAACAAGCATTATAATGTGATGTGCATTCACATGTTCAGAAATCCTCTAAAATGGCTTTACGATGAGTGATTGAATGCACCGGAAACCCACGGTGTACGGCTGAAGTCAGCgtgatttcaaagtaaaagcttaTTATCGGTTTATACCACAGtaatagtataataataataagaacaacaagaacaacagtaccaacaacaacaataataataatatgcacGGTAAGAACGTAACCTGGCtaataatgaataaacacaCGCAGGTTAACTCAACAGTAATCATGTGGTCCGTCGTGTTGCGTCTATTTGTGGTTTTGCGAGGCGTCGGAGCGTAAAGAGATTTTACGGTAGAAATTTGAGAATTTGAGAAATCAAAAGGGAAAGTCAGCCAAGTTTTCACTATGGCATTCATAAACCGAATGAAATCTAATGAAAAACGTTGTGCCTTGATGCAGCCGGCCTCTCTTCAATTCTTTGTGGGAAAGCCCATGCTCAGATATTTACTTGAGTCCCTTTCAAGTTTCTACTTTAACATCTCTTGAAACTTGACACACAGACAATGGGGGTCACAATGAACAAGAAAGAGGATAGTTTAGTGGTTTATTGTTcaccatttttaaataatattaaatatgagcAAATTATGATTTTCATAATACAATGGAGCCAACTCGTCCTTtattagttaaaaaaaacacacaaataataatcatgatcattcttaattattaaataaaacgtCTATAATAAGGGACATTAAACATTCAACGTGTTTTCGGCCTTTTTCCCACTTTCTTACCGCCTGTACCGTAACTCCACGAATAGACTGGCATCAATCGGCAAGCTGCAGCTGGCATTGCCGGGTTTTGCACTTCCGGGTTAGAGTTGAGAAAACATTGATGGCTGCTCCATGCTTGTTGGAGCCATAGACGGGTTGAAGCAGCGCTGTGGCGAATAAGATTATTTGAATACAGGCCGAGCCACAGCAGTCAGGATGAAGGACACACCTCTGTCCAACTGTGAGCGGGACTTCCTGCTGAAAGCCATCCAGGAGAAGAAGGTCAGCAGTTTTCACTACGTCTCTTCTCACTGGTCCTGTTTACTACTTGAACCAGACTTGTGCACGCGATACATTCACTTCTTTGAATCTACAAAAGTCAGGTTTCTTCCATAAATACACTTATTTAGAAACGCTTTAGTATTTATATTCTATTgactttaaataatatatatttgtattctcttgtctacctcactctgacctgcctgctgctgtaacgACTGAATTCCCCCGGTACTTGAATCAATAAAGTTTAGTCTCTTCTTATCACTCTTATCTTATTATCTATTGGATAACAAAGACATTTATTCTAAGAAGATGTTTGGGTTTTAATCACTCAAATGCACATAGTCACCAGATTTGTACTCTAGATTTGAGAAAACTCAGcttataaagttttatattcATCTGGGAATGTTATACAAGAGACACGGGATTGTTGCTGTTCACTCTGAATAACAACAGGCTCAGGCGACAGAAGGACTGTGTTTAATactcatgaaataaaaaaaaaactcttaaaaGCTGTAAATGCAACTTGTCTTTACTATGCAGATATTCACTCTGTGTGCACAACTTATTTATCTTGTGCACAAAAGATAGTAATTTGTTCCCATAGGATAACAACTCTGCACACATGATTAAAGAAAAGTTGATTTGACCCATACTCTCATTGTGTGTATACTTTTATGGTGTTGGTCATTAGTGTTTCCAGTATACGTTATACTCTCACATGCTATTGTACAGTACAGTTCAGACtatttaacacaataatatgtagtgttttttttttttaccattctTTCTATTGTTCTCTGTTCTATTCTTTTATATGTAAGTACATTGACCGGATTCGGATGTCCCGTGCTTCATTTAGTGCCTCTTTTCTGCAGTTACAAAGTGATTTTTCTTTACCACTGAACTTGTCTCTGCAGCGCCTGGATGGACGACAGACCTACGACTACAGAAAGATAAAGATCACGTTTGGCACAGACTATGGAAGCTGCTTTGTGGATCTGGGGAAAACCAGGTACATGGGATCAgatcttttaaaatattttcgAGTTTGCCTGATGAATCCATCACTGTTGAAGGTCTTACTTTCATGAGGTTCCAAATGAACAATTTCCCTTTCCAATTCATATTGAGAATTCAGTCTTTATTAAAAACACTAGAATTATATCTATTTAACATATTGTGATGGCGGAGTATCAATGTTCTCCACAGGGTCATGGGTCAGGTGTCCTGTGAGCTGGTGGCTCCAAAAGAGAATCGACCAAATGAGGGAATCATGTTCTTCAACATCGAGCTGTCACCCATGGCCTCACCAGCGTTCGAACAGGGCAGGTTAGGAAAAACTACAGagattgtgtttttactttactgCATCACATGCTGTATAGGACTTGTACTGTCTGAGTTTCAGCAGATGGAGCTGTTCCTGCAGGAAGTGCCCatcacatgtgtgttttttctttccctccagaCAGTCAGAATTATCAGTGAAGCTGAACAGACAGCTGGAGAGATGCCTGAGGAACTCCAAGTGCATTGATACGGAGTCCCTGTGTGTGGTTTCTGGAGAAAaggtaagcacacacacacaaacacacaaatgcacacacacacacacacacagagtatgttacatttaaagaaaatcCATTATAACATCCAGTATAAAACAGATAGTGATCAACCGTTTATATGGATCAGA
This is a stretch of genomic DNA from Pleuronectes platessa chromosome 3, fPlePla1.1, whole genome shotgun sequence. It encodes these proteins:
- the clgn gene encoding calmegin isoform X1, with the translated sequence MKLDRGWMWHLLLLSSLAMATVVAQEELSEADVADIDEDMGLDEKLKVLMAEEEEEEEEEEEEAAMVMDEELSDETDGKDTASGKAEMDENVSFQVKYVTPVPTGDVYFAETFDDGLLGRWQLSKMVKGDADEETAKYDGKWAVEQLKENKVPGDQGLVLKSRAKHHAISALLDKPFVFQDEPLVIQYEVNFQNGIDCGGAYIKLLSDAGDFNLEEFHDHTPYTIMFGPDKCGEDYKLHLIFRHQNPLTKDLEEKHAKRADVDLKKFYTDKKTHLYTLVLNPDNSYEMLIDQSSVSRGNLLHDVVPPVNPPKEIDDPNDSKPDDWDERTKLPDPEAVKPDDWDEDAPAKIDDPDALKPEGWLDDEAEFVPDPNAEKPEDWDEEMDGEWEAPQIPNPVCETAPGCGEWKRPMINNPQYKGKWKAPLVDNSNYQGVWKPRKIDNPDYFEDLLPFRMTPFNALGLELWSMTSDIYFDNFIITSHKEVADRWASDSWGLKKLVASANEPGIFAQLMLAAEERPWLWVVYILTVGLPVGLAVLFCWPKKPEDDYVYKKVDVPQADVEEEEEEEEEEEEEEEEEEAVAVADEEDKATEAAEGAAAAEEAEEEDGEEEEEEEEEEEEDDADVGGGNLEGDDEEEEDGEEDGEEGSQVPERTLEDKQKEDEDVGEESHKQAVRKRRVRKD
- the clgn gene encoding calmegin isoform X2, whose protein sequence is MKLDRGWMWHLLLLSSLAMATVVAQEELSEADVADIDEDMGLDEKLKVLMAEEEEEEEEEEEEAAMVMDEELSDETDGKDTASGKAEMDENVSFQVKYVTPVPTGDVYFAETFDDGLLGRWQLSKMVKGDADEETAKYDGKWAVEQLKENKVPGDQGLVLKSRAKHHAISALLDKPFVFQDEPLVIQYEVNFQNGIDCGGAYIKLLSDAGDFNLEEFHDHTPYTIMFGPDKCGEDYKLHLIFRHQNPLTKDLEEKHAKRADVDLKKFYTDKKTHLYTLVLNPDNSYEMLIDQSSVSRGNLLHDVVPPVNPPKEIDDPNDSKPDDWDERTKLPDPEAVKPDDWDEDAPAKIDDPDALKPEGWLDDEAEFVPDPNAEKPEDWDEEMDGEWEAPQIPNPVCETAPGCGEWKRPMINNPQYKGKWKAPLVDNSNYQGVWKPRKIDNPDYFEDLLPFRMTPFNALGLELWSMTSDIYFDNFIITSHKEVADRWASDSWGLKKLVASANEPGIFAQLMLAAEERPWLWVVYILTVGLPVGLAVLFCWPKKPEDDYVYKKVDVPQADVEEEEEEEEEEEEEEEEEEAVAVADEEDKATEAAEGAAAAEEAEEEDGEEEEEEEEEEEEDDADVGGGNLEGDDEEEEDGEEDGEEGSQVPERTLEDKKEDEDVGEESHKQAVRKRRVRKD